From a single Pseudopipra pipra isolate bDixPip1 chromosome 15, bDixPip1.hap1, whole genome shotgun sequence genomic region:
- the ECSCR gene encoding endothelial cell-specific chemotaxis regulator: MLLPSIPLLLWLFLLLPGSTASTNSSIDAVTGPPQPTTHSPEVKNHTSEPAVKPTPPTSPSPTSAGQTTTATPSTTTTTPTTLPASTGQDDESSGNRSPAATSPTPQGQEPTRRERTTTPVPQGVPSSQRGPSEPVTPTLNSSEPTPTDDGSPLTVAAFGVISFIVILVVVVIILVSVVSLRFKCNRSKEEDKQKPGSSMVSESCSADTSQKDNSITLISMKNINMNNSMSYPPSEKVL; the protein is encoded by the exons GTTCCACAGCCTCCACAAACTCCTCCATCGATGCTGTAACAG GTCCACCCCAGCCAACAACACACAGCCCTGAAGTGAAGAACCACACCTCAG AGCCTGCGGTAAAACCAACACCACCCACCAGCCCCAGTCCCACCTCTGCGGGTCAAACTACTACAGCCACaccctccaccaccaccaccactccAACAACACTGCCAGCCTCGACTGGGCAAG ATGATGAGTCCAGTGGAAACAGAAGCCCAGCAGCTACTTCTCCAACACCTCAAG GTCAAGAGCCCACGAGAAGGGAGAGAACCACGACACCAGTGCCTCAAGGCGTTCCCTCCTCCCAGAGAG GCCCCTCAGAGCCTGTCACCCCCACGCTGAACTCCTCTGAGCCCACCCCGACAGACGATGGGTCACCACTGACAGTGGCAGCTTTTG GTGTCATCAGCTTCATTGTTATCCTGGTAGTGGTGGTGATCATCCTGGTCAGCGTGGTCAGCCTGAGGTTCAAGTGTAACCGCTCCAAGGAGGAAG ACAAACAGAAACCAGGAAGCTCCATGGTATCAGAGAG CTGCTCAGCAGACACGAGCCAGAAGGACAACAGCATCACTCTGATCTCCATGAAGAACATCAACATGAACAACAGCATGAGTTACCCACCATCAGAAAAG GTGCTATGA